Genomic DNA from Fibrobacter sp. UWB10:
CCCGCAAGTAAGAGGTTGTAGGCCAGCCGCCCCCACCGAAAGCGAAACCTTCGGCGTAGTCGACGCATTCATTCAGAAACGAGTCGAAACCCTCGTACAGCAAGGCTTAAGCAACGACTCCGCGAGAGACATCGCCATCGAAGAACTCCAGCGCGAACTCGGCCTAGACACCCTATTCCAGGAGAACCCCTACATCGCGGAATACCAACTGGAATACACGCTGTTCTTCCTTTACGGAAACAAGAACGAGAATACGCTGAATCAAGATTTAACTGACGACTTCGCCGACGGCACGCTAGAAGCCGACAACTACTGCATCAACCATGTTCCATACGCCACCCTAGACGTTTTCCCCGAAATGTTTATGCCCCTGGGCTGCGCCATCAGCATGAGCGAAATCAACAACCCCTTGGCCATCATGCGCAACATCTGGCGAAAGTGCGCCGGCATGCCCTATTGCAACGCAAGCGTCGGCGACACCATGATTACCTTGGACAAAGACCATTTCGTATGCGAGGAAGGTTCTTGGGTCACGCTCGAAATGCTCGGCAAAGAAAAGAACGGCGTGATTTGCACCAAGAATGGAGATCGCGTCGTCGTCAGGGAATCCGACAACAACGACAACACATACATTTGCCACGATAGTTTATGGCGTTCCATATCGAGTACAGCGTACTTACCCGCAGAATATTTCCTGAACCCAGACTTTGAATACGGAACCTTCGAAGACCCGCGCGACGGACACGTGTACAAAACAACCGTGTACGAAGGCAAAACCTGGTTCGCCCAAGATATCGACTACTACGACAAAGACGACTCCCTTTTCGTGAATCAGAGCAAATGCGCAAAGGTCGCAGAACACAAAAAGCACGACCCCAGCGAAAACACCTATTGCGACGGAGCAAGCCGATTCTACACCGTCAACGTGATCAAGAAGGTTTGCCCCACCGGCTGGCGCTTGCCCTCCAAAGAAGACTGGAATAACATCACAGGAATGTCTTACTCCGAAGCGGACAAATACTACCCCAAGCTGTACGCGATAGGCACCCACATTGCAGGCAACACCAGAGTCGTCACCGATGAATTCGGCCTGTCGCTCAAAAAGAACGGCTGCGTAGACCCCTACGGCATGGACATGACGCGATCTAACTACAACTTATTCTGGGTCGAAGAAGGCGAATACGTAATGAACAGCGATTTCTTCGCTTATTACCAAAAAGTCGACCCCCGCGAAAACGGAGAATACATTCCCGTTAGATGCATTAAGGAATAAAAAAGACGCATTTCGCCATAGTCTCCTTTGTTTCTTATTTCTCCGCAACGGCTTTCTTCCGTTCCTGTTTTAACTTTTTAGCACTGATTTTGGGAGTGGGAAGGTTTTCTGGCATTGTTCCACCGAGTTCAGCGATAGTCTGGCGAACTTTCTTGCCTACGGCAAAATGGGTTTCGTTTGCCAATTCCTTTCCCTTGATGTTTTCACGACGAAGTTTGTCGTCTGTTTGCGTGATACGAAACAGGTTTGCAGCAAGTTCCGTAGCACCCATGTGGTCCAATATCTGCTGGTTCTTCTTGAGCCCTTTGCGCTTGTGGATATCCTTCATTCCCAAGCCATTATAAAGGCCTTGGTAACCACGGTTTTGGAATACCGCATAATCCACAGGCGTTTCGACACCGGCAGCCTTTGCGGAACTGGCAAGGAATTTGTTACGAATCGTAACTTCATCGCGAATGGCCAAGCGTTTTTCATCTTCTGAAAGTTGCGTCATTGAATCCGAAATTTCCTTTTGCCTGGTTTTAACTGCAAAATATGTTTGTCCGAGGGCAATCACTTCTTTACGGGGATCGCCGTTCATTACAATCAGGTAACAGGCATAACGGGAAAGCTTCACGTCGGCGACTTCACGCTTGGCCCCTTTGGCGAGATTTATCATTTTGCCGACGTCGGCAAAATGATCCCCGACAATTAACCCACTGGCCTCGCAAGCTGTTTTAGCCCTTTCAATTGATTCCTGAAAGCGCCGCCATTGAGCATATTCCAAAGCCGTCTGCAACTCCCTCGCATACCAGAACTCGGCTCCGTTTTCATCAATGTGTTTGATATTCTCGAACGTCTGCTGAGATGGCAAAGCCAAATAAAACAAAAGCGCATCATTCCTTTCTATGGAATGACGCGTCGGGCATGAATGTACCTAATATTCAAAAAGCTGGCAAGAGGGGGAAGAAAATTTTACAAGACGATTAAATTAAAAAGGCAGGCAACGCCCGCCCTTTTTAGTGTAAATAGGACTTGTAGGAATTAAGCTTTGAGCTGGTTGCGCAGCACAACAACTTCTTCTAAAGAAAGCCCCGTTGCAGCGACTATTTTCTCGTCAGAATCGCCAAGCTTTATCAGATTCTTCGCGATTTCACGGGTACGATCTTCAATCTTCGCGTTGATGTCATCCGCGAATTCCTTGAAGAAGCCCTTTCTTAAGGCATTATGATCCCAGACCTTGTGATACATATTCCGATAAGCCTCACTTTTCTTATAAATCTAATTTCATGTCTACTCAGAGGCAATACCATTGAACAATAATTTATGGCCGCTATTTTCGGCCATAAATTTTGCAAGTGGGACTTGCAAAATGGAAAAGAAATTAAGGAATCTTGAACTGCAGGATTTCATCAGCAGTCAATTCATCAATTTCCTTTCCAACACGCTCGGCATATCGCCCTAATTCCAGTAGATTTAACTTGCCTTTAGGAGGGTTTTTATAGGGATTCGGAGGAGCCAAGTACTCTTCCATGGAATCCGCCAGAATGACAGCAGGCTTTCTAATTCCACTCATAGGTATAGACCTCCAGAAGTTTTTGTGATGCTTTCCTGTTAAAAGCAAATTGATATGGATGCATAGCACCCAAATAAGTTGCACCTAGAACTTCAATATAGTGATTTAACAACTCTTTGTTAAGGGCAAAACCATGAATAAATCCGTCATATCCCCATGCAAGGGATCGGTCCGCCGCTATAGCAAAAAGATGACCACCAACACCGATGAATTTTTGCTTACCAAAAGCATGTTTGTTATTTTGCGGAGCGGTACAAGCCCAATGAATATACGCCGCTTTTACATCCACATCATTCCTCACCCCGACAAGCCCCTGAATTTCATTATTTTCCTTCAAAGCAAGGGCAAAGACTTCAACCTCTTTGGGAATTTTAATCCAATTTATTTCCCACCCATTCTTTTCGTTGAATTTTTTCAGGAAAGATCTACTTTCAATCCTGAATACCACCGTTTCCTTGATTTCCCCAGTTTCAGTATCCTTGAGGCAGGGGACAATTTCGTCGAGCCAAATGCCGACACCACCAGCGTTTACGCCATTCTTCATCATTCACTCCTCTCCGCCTACAAGCATAAAAAAGGCGGGGCTTAACGGTTTGTCGCCCAACATGTACAAATGCACGTCCGAGCACTATAAATATAAATTACCGGATGGCGATTGTCAAGAGGTGATTGAAAAACTTTTAAAAATCTTTTGGGCGTTTCTCTCACGCGAATTATCATTTGTTACGCAAAATATCTTTGCATAAACAAACTATATT
This window encodes:
- a CDS encoding FISUMP domain-containing protein; its protein translation is MKKKIFWGLVSFFLCACGGEISSSEISYSSESNATPDKESPSSGENTLSSSSATETPSGDSTSTDSSSSGGTVSDAQTSSNDTASNVSSSSAAQSGSGPAGGISFPQVRGCRPAAPTESETFGVVDAFIQKRVETLVQQGLSNDSARDIAIEELQRELGLDTLFQENPYIAEYQLEYTLFFLYGNKNENTLNQDLTDDFADGTLEADNYCINHVPYATLDVFPEMFMPLGCAISMSEINNPLAIMRNIWRKCAGMPYCNASVGDTMITLDKDHFVCEEGSWVTLEMLGKEKNGVICTKNGDRVVVRESDNNDNTYICHDSLWRSISSTAYLPAEYFLNPDFEYGTFEDPRDGHVYKTTVYEGKTWFAQDIDYYDKDDSLFVNQSKCAKVAEHKKHDPSENTYCDGASRFYTVNVIKKVCPTGWRLPSKEDWNNITGMSYSEADKYYPKLYAIGTHIAGNTRVVTDEFGLSLKKNGCVDPYGMDMTRSNYNLFWVEEGEYVMNSDFFAYYQKVDPRENGEYIPVRCIKE
- the dinD gene encoding DNA damage-inducible protein D, with the translated sequence MFYLALPSQQTFENIKHIDENGAEFWYARELQTALEYAQWRRFQESIERAKTACEASGLIVGDHFADVGKMINLAKGAKREVADVKLSRYACYLIVMNGDPRKEVIALGQTYFAVKTRQKEISDSMTQLSEDEKRLAIRDEVTIRNKFLASSAKAAGVETPVDYAVFQNRGYQGLYNGLGMKDIHKRKGLKKNQQILDHMGATELAANLFRITQTDDKLRRENIKGKELANETHFAVGKKVRQTIAELGGTMPENLPTPKISAKKLKQERKKAVAEK